The genomic interval ATAAAAAGTGATATTGCCCAAATCGTTGACGGATTTGGCAAGATCGTTAGTAAAGGTGAGGAGGAACGTGTAACCTATCTCGAAAAAAGCAACACAGTCTATTTGAAAAACACGCTGATCAATGTTGCTCCGGTATTAAATAAAAAAATATTCAGTAAAAATAATTGTACGATTTTAACTTCTGCCACCTTAAGTGTCGGTGAGGATTTTACGTATTTGACCAGGGATATCGGAGTAGAGGACTATATCAGCCTGAAGCTGGATTCACCGTTTGATTATGAAAAACAAATGGTTTTCTGTGTCGTCAATGATTTATCTGTAAATCTACCGGAGGATAGGCTCGCAGAAAAGACTGCTTCATTTATTGGGAGAATTGCCGAAGAGATGAATGGAGGTACACTGGTATTATTTACTTCCCACCGGTATTTGCAGCGGGTATACCACTTGTTGGGGGATGAAGAATGCTGCCAGTACCTGAATGTGCTGGCCCAGGGGATTGACGGCACCAGGGAAGACCTTCTGCAGGAGTTTATGCAGAACAACAGCAGTGTCCTGCTTGGAACGAACAGCTTTTGGGAAGGCATCGATCTTCCCGGGGACATGCTGCGCTGTGTCATCATGGTCAGACTGCCGTTTTGGCCGCCGGATACGCCCATTCTGGAAGCGAAGGCCCGCCTGTTGGAAAGTCAGGGACTTGATCCGTTTTATGCGTTAAATTTGCCTGAAGCAATTATCCGCTTCAAGCAGGGTTTTGGACGTTTGATTCGAACGAGAGAGGATAAAGGAGTCGTGATTGTTCTGGATGACCGGATTATCAAAAAAAGGTATGGCCGATATTTTCTGCAGGCCCTGCCGATTACTTCTTTCTATCAGGGAAGTTCGGAGCGCGTCCTCCAAAAGGTTTCATCGGTTCAGGTACCCGTAATCGGCAATTCAAGAGCGTAAAGACGCAGAATATTCGGGAACTGATTTCACCCCTCATCTAACCTGTGCATATAGTAAGGCACAGGTTATTTTTTTGAGGAGGAATGGAAATGGTTCAGCCGGTAGATTGGTCCAATGTTGGCGTCAGGATCGTCCAGGGATTTTATACCACCATTGATGCCGTACGGCAGCTCGATACGCAGGAAGCTGCACTTGTCATGAAACTGTTGGGAAAATCCTGTACGAAGATGATGAAAGACGGTGTCGGACATCAATTTGGAATTGCCATGATTGAAACAAGTGAAAAATTGGCGCTCACAGATAAACTGACCTTTGAAGATGTTTTGAAAATGCTGACGTCAATCGTAGGAAAACTTTATTTCACGGCAAAAACTGCGGAGGAAATCGAACTAGTCAAACAGCTTGAAGATGCTGTCAAAAATTACCACGTCGTATAAAATCAGGCTGCCGCATAAATTATTCTCAAGACAGCAGTGCTGGAAGGAGGAAAAATCCTATGAAAATGTACTATATCAAGCTGCCTCAGTCCGTACTTAATCTTCTGAAAAAAATCTTCAACAAATAATTGCCGGGTGTCATGAATTTCCAATTTCCCTCCTATATTATAGTAAAAGGTTTAGGAGGGAAATTATGTTATTGAACCGTCATTTTTTTATACTTGTCTGCAGTATTTTTTTTATTGGCGTCATTGTATGGTGGCAGAATCCGAATACTGCAGTTTCAGCAATAGCCAATGGGCAAAGTTATGCAAATCCGAAGGCAGTGATTGAAGATTATTGGGAAAAGCTTGATTACAGGCAATTTGATCTTGCTTCGGCTCTGGCATCAGGACAGGCCGAAGCTACGAATAGCATACTGCAGCAGATGTTTCAGGATAATCCATTTTTAAGTGTTCAAAACGTGGAGATTCAAAACACTTCTGCGCAAAATAGTTATTTGGTTGAAATTACGACGGGGTCATCCATTGATCAAAGAAAAGTACTTACATACCAGATTATAGTAGAACAACAAGACGATGGTCTGAAAATCGTAGAGATGAGTCCCGAATAGAAAATTTGCATATCTTTAGTCACCTTGGGAACAATACAATCGACGATTGACAAAAATAATTTGGGGTGAACATCATGATTGCTTATGTAGAAAAAGAAGCCTGTATCGGATGTGGAGTATGTCCTGCAATTTGCCCGGACATTTTTGAAATGGATGATGACGGATTGGCTGTAACGCGTCAGGAACAGGTTCCGGAGACTCTTGAAGAATCAGCGCAGGAAGCAGCCGACGGTTGTCCGACGGAAGCAATTATCATCAGCTGAAACATCATGCAGATACGGTAACTCGTCAGAACAAGACAAAACTTTAATATTTACACTGAAATTCTCTTGAAGTTCGGGATAATATGTAGGACGAAAAATAAATTGGCTTATTTTAACGAAAAAAAATAATTCTCAAATATCGTTTTTTGCAGATGGGACAGGCCTTTGCAATAAATGCCAAAATTAGAAAGTGTTCCTTATTTTTTAAGAATTCGACATCTCCGCTGATTTATAATGATACTACCGGAAAAACGAACCGGGAAAAATATGATAAAGCGGGGAAATGTAGAGATGTCAAAAAAGGTAAAGATTATTGTAGCCGAGGATAATCGAAATCTATGTCAGATCCTTCAGGATTATATTTCAAAGGATGATAGCTTTGAGCTTGCTGGCGTAGCCTACAATGGACTTGAAGCTTGGGATTTGATTCAAAAACATGACCCGGATCTCGTCATTATGGATCTTGTGATGCCGAATCTTGATGGTTTGGAAGTCCTGGAAAGAATCAATGCTAGAACATCAGTCAGGAAACCCAAAGTCATATTATTAACGGCTTTCGGGCATGAAACACTGACGCATCAGGCCATGGTCATGGGGGTTGATTATTTTATCCTGAAACCATTTGATCTGGAAATTCTGGGAAAACGCATCAGGACGCTGACGCAGGATCTGGAAATCACAAATCCACCGCTGCTGCAGACTTGTTCCTCTGTTGCGTCGGTCGGAAGAGGGGTCAATATCAACGTAGAAGTAACGACAATGATGCACCAGCTCGGTATTCCGGCTCATGTCAAAGGATATCAATACATCAGAGATGCAATACTCATGGTAATCGAAGATGTTTCTTTACTCGGGGCTGTAACCAAAGAACTGTACCCGGCAATTGCTAAGAAATACAATACGGCTCCCAGCAGGGTGGAAAGAGGCATCAGACATGCCATTGAGCTGGCCTGGGAACGCGGACATATGGAAACGCTGAAGCGGATCTTCGGATATTCGATGAACATAGAACGTCAAAAACCTACCAATTCTGAATTCATTGCACTGCTCGCTGATAAGCTTCGGGTGATGAGTAAGGTTGGATAAATGAACGAACGAACAGTCAGTGTATAAAGATGTCTCAGAGAGGAGGCATCTTTTTATTTGCGCTGAAATAGATTACAATGAATCCTGAAGGAGTTGAAGATCGTGCAGGTGAAAGGAAAGTTCATTGTGCTCGAAGGCATCGATGGATCAGGCAAAGGAACGCAGATTGAGCGTCTGAAGGTATATCTTGAAACAGTACGCGGAGTAAAAACCATTCTAACCAGAGAACCAAGCCAGGGTCCGCTCGGGACAACGATCCGCCAGGTACTTTCAGGCCGGATCAACGGCGTGAATGACAGCTGTCTGGCGTTGCTGTTTGCTGCCGACCGGCTTGATCACAACAACAATCTGGTCATTCCTGCCCTGGAGCAGGGAAACTATGTGATCTGTGACAGATATATATGGTCTTCGTTTGCGTATCAGGGAATGAAAAATGATGAATCCTGGATTGGAGAAATCAATCAATATGCGGTGAAACCGGACCTTACACTTTTCATAAAGGTAAGCCCGGAAACATCGCTCAAGAGAATAGCAGCAGGCAGATTCCAGACCGAAATATTTGAAAACAGCGAGACGCTGCGGCACGTTGCTGATAATTACCAAAAGCTGTACAAACAGTGGCAAAAAAATGGGGAACCGGTTGTTGAAATCAATGGGGAAAAGGAGCCGGAGCTGGTTCAGCAAGACATCATTGCGGCTTTCCGATTATATTTTCCGGAGTAAGTGTTATTAAATTCTGAAAAGGACACAAAGTATAAGGAATGCCAGTCTCTTTGAGGCTGGCATATTAAATGTATATGGAATACTAAAAAATGAATTTTACGTTATTGTTAATGAACGATTTTTGCAATTTTGGGAAGCCAGTTTCTTTGGAGCATCAGCTGCTCCAGCCGGTAAGCCCAATCAAATCCCATGTTCAGCTCCTTGCGGAGACGATTCCCAATTTCCAGGTGATAGCTTTGATTAATGGCTGTCAATAAGGCCATTTGGCTGGAACTGTTCATTTCCAGCAGCAGCAACGCAATTTCCATATCACTGAAGTGCAAGTGGTCTGGTATATCCTGGTATTTTTCCAGGGACCGTTCGGGAAACTGTATGGTTGGCAGCTTGACGTCCTCGGATTGTAAAAAATCTTCACTCATTTCGACAGTTCTTTCTACCAGTGCATCGCGTGCATCTTTAAGCAGTACTCTGAGCTCCGGATCTTCGGCATGATTATACAGGGTGGTAATAATTGAGGCTTGAAAACGACCCATCAAGACAATCTGATATTGCAAACCCGCCTCAATATAATTAGCAGGTTCGTGATCAATTATATTTTGAACAATAGAATTGCTCTTGGCGGTCGCTTTTTCTAGAATATTCATCGTTAAATCCTCCTTTTTATATAGTAGGTTTAACGATTTATCTGTTTTTATGCTTGAAAACAATAAAATGCCGTAAAATATATATGATACTAAAAAAACACTGCAAGCACTTGCAATGTCTATTTTTTCTAATGGTGCGCCCGGTTGGATTCGAACCAACGACCTGCGGCCTCGGAAACCGTCACTCTATCCCCTGAGCTACGAGCGCAATAAAACTGCTACATTACTTTACTAAATAGAATTCTTTTTGTCAAGAATAATGTTGAAGAGAGTGTTGAAGAGAGCTTAGAGCAAATTGTCGGAGAAAGCTTGGATGACTAGATTAATTTGAGGTAAAACATGAACCTAAAAAAAATACCATGGCATTTTCTCAAAAGATTTTTTGGAATCATTATAGGCGCAGTGATTGTAGCTGTCAGCATTAATACATTGATCCTGCCCAACCAGATTGCTGACGGGGGAGTCACAGGAATCGCGATTCTGCTGCATTATCTGTTTCAATGGAATATAAGCATTCTGGTGGCCCTTCTGAATATTCCGTTATTCATTCTCGGCTACAAGTCAGTCGGCAGACAGCTGTTTTATTGGAGTATCCTAGGCGTAGGGACATTATCTGCTGCTCTGAAGTTTACAGATGTTTTGGCTCCGATAACAACAGATACGCTGCTGGCCTCTATTTTCGGGGGCGTTATATCCGGTATCGGGATGGGCATCATCTTTCGCTGTCGCGGCTCATTAGGCGGTACCGATATCCTGGCGATCGTGTTGAATAAAAGAATCCAATTTAGTGTCGGGCAGATCATCTTAATACTCGATGCGGTTGTCTTTATCGGAGCTGCACTGATCTTTAGCCCGGAAATGGCCATGTATGCAATGATTTATATGTTTATCGCTACCAAAGTGATCGATCTCGTCCAGGTCGGGTTGGACTATTCCAAGAGCGTTATGGTCGTCACAGAAAAGCCGGACGAGATTGCTGAGGATATCATCAATATTGTCGGCAGAGGCGTAACGTATCTTCAGGCCGAAGGGGCTTATTCACGTTTTCAAAAAAGAGTGGTCTACAGTATCGTAAATAGAGCACAGCTGACCCAGGTCAAAGAAATTGTCCACAAATATGACCCGGACGCTTTTGTGGCCATCGGCGATGTTTCAGAGGTCGTCGGCGAAGGGTTCCAGAGCTGGAAAGGGCATTAATAGATCGATTCGTACATCCCGTTTTCGAATAAAGGTAGATATTAGTTTACTCGGGTTAGTCTCCATAATGGATGGCCGCTTTCGGCTGTTGTGCCATCCGTGGCACGTCGCTCCTTGCCATCCATGGCATCACGACATTAGGCCATCCGTGGCCGTCAAAAAGCCGTGCTGCGCAATCCATGCTCCGCTTGGCGCCGGCCATCCATTACGGAGATCTAATCTGGAGTCATGGAAGTGTCTTTTGGAGCTAGCATCAATTTCGGATCGTTATTCTAGTAAAACGTTCTTAAAATAGCCCGCTCAAATAATGGGCTACATTATTGCATGCAGACCTGCTTGAATAATCCTATGATCAGTCTGGGGGCCACAGATACTCCTAATAATCCTATGATTAGTCTGCGTGCCACAGTTCCGCGACGAGCGAAGCCTGGATGGCGCAGCGCGGCCTTTTGTGTCAGGAGGACACAACGGCCGAAAGCGGTATTGTGGCACGCAGACTAGTCCTAACATACTAGTCTTGTAATGTAAAGAGGGTTATGTCGACAGATTTAGCGAGTAAATTGAGAACGCGATACAAGTGCTCATTACAGGCTCGAACCGGGCGGCCAGCTCTCTTGGGCATTGCTGAGCAGCTTGCCGACCGTCACAATTTCATAGTCCTTCGCTTTGAGCATCTTCAGAACAGTGGGGAGTGCCTCGGGCGTATCCGGCGCGGAATCAGAAGCGTGGAAGAGGATAACGTCGCCGGGGGAGGCTCCTTTATTTTTGGAGCGTCCGTTCATCACATAATTGACGATGGCGTCGGCTCCGGGTCTTTTCCAATCCAGGGAATCAACGCTCCATTGGATGACTTTGTAGCCCCTCTCGTTTGCGATCAAGATGACCTGGTTGTCATAGGCCCCGTTCGGAGCACGCAGCAGGTTGATTTTCTGGCCGCTTAAACGTTCCAGGGTTTCTTTGGAAGTATCGAGCTCTTTCATGAGGGAATCAGCTGTCAAGGTGTTTAAATCAACATGACGCCGCCCGTGGGAGCCAATTTCGTGGCCGTCCGCGGCAATGCGCTTGACTAGCTCCGGTTTTGTTTCGGCCCACGGAGATGAGAGAAAGAAAGTGGCCTTGATATTTTCTTTTTCTAGGATATCCAAAATCGGCTGCACATTTTCTTCACCCCAGCTGATATCAAAAGTAAGCGCAACCAGCTTTGTTTCGGTCTTGACGGAGTAAATGGGCTTTAAATTTCCGGTAACAACGGATACAACCTGTTCTTTGTTTACGGCCAAAACCGCAATCAGCATCAGGATCACGGTCCCCACCGCCAGCTTTTTTCTGTTCACCACAAAGACGCTCATTGTTTATCCCCCCTTAGAACCATGCTTATTCCGGGGAGCCGTAAATCATGTTAAATATAAAAAGGAGGTGTCTATAAAGACGCCTCCTTTCAGCATTTAAAGTTTAAATGTCCGGTATGATCCACCGTGTATCGCGGTGGCATTATTTTGGCCAGCGAACCCCAAAAATGATTTCCAGCAGATCGATCTTGAAAATGATTCTGAGGAGCAGGTGTAATACCAATAAAGAAATGAAAACGACCACGGCAACCTTGATAATCCAAAAGCCGATACTCAGGATGATGCCGAGCAGCGGTTTTAAAACCAGGTAGGCCAGATAAAGGCAGAGTATGAAAATCAGGGCTTTGGCGATGATCCAGAGAATATTTTTTGAAGATGGGCTTTTTGTGCTCATTACAATCCCTCCTGCAGGATGATTTACTTCATTGTTTTCAAGAGCAAAAACATTCATAGCGCCGGTTTGCTCCCTTAGATTCAGTATAGCATATTATAGACCAAATGAAGTTGCCCCAACTCATATATTGTAAAGAAAATTCAGGTATTGTGAAGAAAATTCACATATTTTGAAGAAAATTCAGGAGGGATACCATGGAGACCACACTGGAAGTATGGAGGAAGTATCTGGAAAATGGAATCAAATGCTTGGGTGACGGAAACACTGAAGAAGCTGAAAAAAGTCTGCAGATAAGCCTTATCGAGGCTGAAACACTGGAAATACCGGTGATTATTGCTTTTTCCCAGCGCTTGCTCGCAGCGGTCCAGGTGAAAAATAACAAATTGAATGATGCCGAAGCCGGATTCCGAAGGGCACTGGCCTGCTGCAAACAGCTGCATAACAATAAGGGGATTGCTGAAGCCAGGGCCGGATTGGCCAGCGTTTATTTCAGCCAGGGGAAGAATGCCAAAGCCATTTATTTATATAAGCAGGCTATCAGGGACTATCCGAGAGAAGCATCATCCCCGCGTTTAGCGGCCTTGTACTCCGATCTGGGCCAGGTTTATATAAAAATTAAAGAGTGGCAGGCTGCAGAAGAGACTTTTCTGCATGCCGAGAATCTCTGCCGGAAACATGGTTATCTGAGTGGGGAGGCAGAGATCAGCCTCTGTTTGGGAGAAATGTATTACAGTCAGGGGCAGAGAATTGCGGCGCAGGAAAGATTTTATCATGCCGCGAAGATCTATGCCAGGTTAGGCGAACAGGTTTCTCTGGCTAATGCGCTGCAATATATCGCCTTCTTGTACTTTGAAAAAGACAGGCTGCCGGAAGCCCTGCTTTTGCAGCAGAGAGTTGTTGCGCTGTATTTGAAAAACGGCCGTGATCATGAAGTCAGTGAAAGTTATTTCATGTTAAGTAATCTTCTTCAATGTTCG from Dehalobacter sp. carries:
- a CDS encoding recombinase produces the protein MEMVQPVDWSNVGVRIVQGFYTTIDAVRQLDTQEAALVMKLLGKSCTKMMKDGVGHQFGIAMIETSEKLALTDKLTFEDVLKMLTSIVGKLYFTAKTAEEIELVKQLEDAVKNYHVV
- a CDS encoding ferredoxin gives rise to the protein MIAYVEKEACIGCGVCPAICPDIFEMDDDGLAVTRQEQVPETLEESAQEAADGCPTEAIIIS
- the spo0A gene encoding sporulation transcription factor Spo0A, translating into MSKKVKIIVAEDNRNLCQILQDYISKDDSFELAGVAYNGLEAWDLIQKHDPDLVIMDLVMPNLDGLEVLERINARTSVRKPKVILLTAFGHETLTHQAMVMGVDYFILKPFDLEILGKRIRTLTQDLEITNPPLLQTCSSVASVGRGVNINVEVTTMMHQLGIPAHVKGYQYIRDAILMVIEDVSLLGAVTKELYPAIAKKYNTAPSRVERGIRHAIELAWERGHMETLKRIFGYSMNIERQKPTNSEFIALLADKLRVMSKVG
- the tmk gene encoding dTMP kinase; amino-acid sequence: MQVKGKFIVLEGIDGSGKGTQIERLKVYLETVRGVKTILTREPSQGPLGTTIRQVLSGRINGVNDSCLALLFAADRLDHNNNLVIPALEQGNYVICDRYIWSSFAYQGMKNDESWIGEINQYAVKPDLTLFIKVSPETSLKRIAAGRFQTEIFENSETLRHVADNYQKLYKQWQKNGEPVVEINGEKEPELVQQDIIAAFRLYFPE
- a CDS encoding spore coat protein; this translates as MNILEKATAKSNSIVQNIIDHEPANYIEAGLQYQIVLMGRFQASIITTLYNHAEDPELRVLLKDARDALVERTVEMSEDFLQSEDVKLPTIQFPERSLEKYQDIPDHLHFSDMEIALLLLEMNSSSQMALLTAINQSYHLEIGNRLRKELNMGFDWAYRLEQLMLQRNWLPKIAKIVH
- a CDS encoding YitT family protein, which codes for MNLKKIPWHFLKRFFGIIIGAVIVAVSINTLILPNQIADGGVTGIAILLHYLFQWNISILVALLNIPLFILGYKSVGRQLFYWSILGVGTLSAALKFTDVLAPITTDTLLASIFGGVISGIGMGIIFRCRGSLGGTDILAIVLNKRIQFSVGQIILILDAVVFIGAALIFSPEMAMYAMIYMFIATKVIDLVQVGLDYSKSVMVVTEKPDEIAEDIINIVGRGVTYLQAEGAYSRFQKRVVYSIVNRAQLTQVKEIVHKYDPDAFVAIGDVSEVVGEGFQSWKGH
- the pdaB gene encoding polysaccharide deacetylase family sporulation protein PdaB, coding for MSVFVVNRKKLAVGTVILMLIAVLAVNKEQVVSVVTGNLKPIYSVKTETKLVALTFDISWGEENVQPILDILEKENIKATFFLSSPWAETKPELVKRIAADGHEIGSHGRRHVDLNTLTADSLMKELDTSKETLERLSGQKINLLRAPNGAYDNQVILIANERGYKVIQWSVDSLDWKRPGADAIVNYVMNGRSKNKGASPGDVILFHASDSAPDTPEALPTVLKMLKAKDYEIVTVGKLLSNAQESWPPGSSL
- a CDS encoding tetratricopeptide repeat protein, which codes for METTLEVWRKYLENGIKCLGDGNTEEAEKSLQISLIEAETLEIPVIIAFSQRLLAAVQVKNNKLNDAEAGFRRALACCKQLHNNKGIAEARAGLASVYFSQGKNAKAIYLYKQAIRDYPREASSPRLAALYSDLGQVYIKIKEWQAAEETFLHAENLCRKHGYLSGEAEISLCLGEMYYSQGQRIAAQERFYHAAKIYARLGEQVSLANALQYIAFLYFEKDRLPEALLLQQRVVALYLKNGRDHEVSESYFMLSNLLQCSKLLDEAISSLELSIQYHQGSEFGFAVRYYSLAILLIMKQDYSEAKKQYLEALKYFQFFGDSSKIGEISEELTYLIRYEDTLFQENLYKLLGKRFYDEPELPKGEAMLKLANLLMKKGKNMEALRCGWIALVYARSLQDETKEIELLIQDLSQTIRYQKKTSRLYR